In Desulfovibrio legallii, one genomic interval encodes:
- the rpoZ gene encoding DNA-directed RNA polymerase subunit omega, giving the protein MARITVEDCQERVDNRFLLVQMAIKRVHQYREGYEALVESRNKEVVTALREIAAGKVLPDDLSLYNPLPEGQTVGGED; this is encoded by the coding sequence ATGGCCCGTATTACTGTAGAAGATTGTCAGGAACGTGTGGACAACCGCTTTTTGCTGGTGCAGATGGCCATCAAGCGGGTGCACCAGTACCGCGAGGGCTATGAGGCCCTGGTGGAATCGCGCAACAAGGAAGTGGTGACGGCCCTGCGCGAAATTGCGGCGGGCAAGGTGTTGCCCGACGATCTCAGCCTGTACAATCCGCTGCCGGAAGGGCAGACTGTCGGCGGCGAAGACTAG